A single Cannabis sativa cultivar Pink pepper isolate KNU-18-1 chromosome 7, ASM2916894v1, whole genome shotgun sequence DNA region contains:
- the LOC133039725 gene encoding uncharacterized protein LOC133039725 gives MTFLKSAPVLKIKQKGGTPASSPVVAQKRKSDVMTSLAADSSKKLAKTTQDKGKKVVIDSPVRPRDFLAMQEKLLAEIPYEELVSRSTELAVQSVALFMKAATTPSKETDSLKRQNAHFQENIKRLKQEVAKMEELHKELEEVNRAKEQLELELKKSQDTIAEMARDLEAEKESGKTTCDQPSFRSMSPTRTQGNLPDEIEGVQAEEVENEVVSKIVDEAAPDETTPAA, from the exons ATGACTTTCttgaagtctgcccctgtcctgaagatcaagcaAAAGGGTGGAACACCGGCATCTTCACCAGTCGtcgcccagaagaggaagagcgatgtgatgaCTTCGCTCGCTGCAGATTCCTCCAAGAAGTTGGCCAAGACCACTCAGGATAAGGGGAAGAAGGTTGTCATTGATTCTCCGGTTCGCCCTCGCGACTTCCTGGCCATGCAGGAAAAATTACTGGCCGAGATTCCTTATGAGGAACTTGTTTCTCGATCTACTGAACTGGCCGTACAATCTGTGGCTTTGTTTATGAAAGCCGCGACCACGCCTTCGAAGGAAACTGattcgctgaagaggcagaacgcCCATTTTCAGGAAAACATAAAGAGGCTGAAGCAGGAAGTGGCCAAGATGGAGGAACTTCACAAGGAGCTCGAGGAAGTCAACAGGGCCAAAGAACAGTTGGAGCTCGAGCTCAAGAAGTCGCAGGACACGATCGCTGAGATGGCTCGCGActtggaggctgagaaagagagTGGGAAAACAACATGTGATCAGCCGT CCTTTCGCTCGATGTCTCCTACCCGGACTCAAGGCAACCTTCCAGATGAAATCGAGGGAGTGCAGGCTGAGGAGGTCGAGAATGAAGTTGTGAGCAAGATCGTGGATGAGGCTGCTCCTGATGAGACTACTCCCGCTGCCTGA